A region from the Brachyspira pilosicoli genome encodes:
- a CDS encoding UvrD-helicase domain-containing protein yields MKLNDKQKEIIDLFLNKGICFVSASAGTGKTTTITEAYLQLLENKKQKVSNIVVITFTKAAANEMLIRIRRKIREKINENKDAEYWKNIYKEILTNAKISTIHSFANSIVKEYSIYLNIPPKITILEENNDFYEVIYNEILQLLNDSKYSEDIRNTYRIFTDESKAKFIKDIFNFLIKIKPRLENIKTFEEEANKILEIELYDNAYNKMFKTINYLIDNKPEKNEGVIIKNIIDSINDSIDIIKKLKDIKNIENDDLYDNILKSLSIVKNNRKLGKTNHIDFKTAFDELKDSLIPNFEKYIKIQRNKDIYKKLINFIKEAYNKLENTKRQMGVYSHEDMISKAIEALENESINKEIRNNINTVILDEAQDTSKLQFSFINLIVFGNREITKETAIKDKKILIVGDRKQSIYRFRNADLNVFTNAQDIFRDYVRYLQDNYRSKKMLINFFNDIFANIIFKDDSIKYTKDDNLISKQNDDTRNKLVSLLAFNDNNISDDVKLNTDSKTILEAYAIAKFIKTNLKNDYKNTAILLQTFSRLNIYLSVFAEEKIPYYVDGGNGFYERVEISNLIICLKYLVLKDYSLLQNLLMSELFDIKIIDLYDFSIDLKLNDNYNLYDYFSLNDCKEKTLEIAKNKKYYDELKKAKELLNNIELKISTMSSYDAIETICVDTNYYNYLMLKEDAEISYANIEKLKKLAYDFENRAGVNIYDFVISLDMNAKDISYATIPKLSVDAIRIMTIHKSKGLEFNNVFLAGAGYYRNVPNEIFDFVEKFPYIEVPIHGELEEKLKFFSKDDDYNSLADKSEKKRLLYVALTRAKERLIISGEDRYKKFDKPKSYRNYVESYHHFDIENQIDTTDDLIHIDDNTNEFMDYYSYGISKNTNYDLNELYIKNLEKINKKIDSININNAIEEKIEKIKYVNPSEVFETEFDKNVISRLLNKNISISLDDDKNFDLENFETIKAIDMGTLMHDLLEHFDFDEYKISKDNYIEKIKDYAIKQNKHYDEKDLKNKLDKYFINFLNNKHIINIINEKELIVSREHKFQNRKLVENIPQITNAKIDIITKNTNDEYFVLDYKTTKYSKEKEEKYIAQLEMYRDILKKTFNINREVYIDLIFLG; encoded by the coding sequence GATAAACAAAAAGAAATAATAGATTTATTTTTGAATAAAGGCATTTGTTTTGTTAGTGCATCCGCTGGAACTGGTAAAACAACAACTATTACAGAAGCATATTTGCAATTATTAGAAAATAAAAAGCAAAAAGTTTCTAATATAGTTGTTATTACTTTTACAAAAGCAGCTGCTAATGAAATGTTAATTAGAATAAGAAGAAAAATTAGAGAAAAGATTAATGAAAATAAAGATGCAGAATATTGGAAAAATATTTATAAAGAAATATTAACCAATGCCAAAATATCTACTATACATTCATTTGCTAATTCAATTGTTAAAGAATATTCTATTTATCTTAATATACCTCCAAAAATAACAATACTTGAAGAGAATAATGATTTTTATGAAGTAATTTATAATGAAATCTTACAATTATTAAATGATAGTAAATATTCAGAAGATATTAGAAATACTTACAGAATATTCACAGATGAATCGAAAGCAAAATTCATAAAAGATATATTTAATTTTTTAATAAAAATAAAACCAAGGTTAGAAAATATAAAAACATTTGAAGAAGAAGCTAATAAGATTTTAGAGATAGAACTTTATGATAATGCTTATAATAAGATGTTTAAAACTATAAATTATTTAATAGATAATAAACCTGAAAAGAATGAAGGTGTTATTATAAAAAACATAATAGATTCTATTAATGATTCAATAGATATTATAAAAAAATTAAAAGATATTAAAAACATAGAAAACGATGATTTGTATGATAATATATTAAAATCATTAAGTATAGTAAAAAATAATAGAAAACTTGGAAAAACTAATCATATAGATTTTAAAACTGCTTTTGATGAATTAAAAGATAGTTTAATACCAAATTTTGAAAAGTATATAAAAATACAAAGAAATAAAGATATATATAAGAAACTTATTAATTTTATAAAAGAAGCCTATAACAAATTAGAAAACACTAAAAGACAAATGGGAGTATATTCTCATGAAGATATGATATCAAAGGCAATAGAAGCGTTAGAAAATGAATCAATAAATAAAGAGATAAGAAATAATATTAATACTGTGATATTAGATGAAGCTCAAGATACAAGTAAACTTCAATTTTCTTTTATAAATTTAATAGTATTTGGAAATAGAGAAATTACAAAAGAAACTGCTATAAAAGATAAAAAGATACTTATAGTTGGAGATAGAAAACAATCCATATATAGATTTAGAAATGCTGATTTAAATGTATTTACAAATGCTCAAGATATTTTTAGAGATTATGTAAGATATTTGCAAGATAATTATAGAAGTAAAAAAATGCTTATAAACTTCTTTAATGATATTTTTGCAAACATAATATTTAAAGATGATAGTATAAAATACACAAAAGATGATAATTTAATTTCAAAACAAAATGATGATACAAGAAATAAATTAGTATCTTTATTGGCATTTAATGATAATAATATTTCAGATGATGTCAAATTAAACACAGATTCTAAAACCATATTAGAAGCTTATGCCATAGCTAAATTTATAAAAACAAATCTAAAAAATGATTATAAAAATACTGCAATACTCCTTCAAACATTTAGCAGATTAAATATTTACTTATCAGTATTTGCAGAAGAAAAAATACCTTATTATGTTGATGGAGGAAATGGATTTTATGAGAGAGTTGAAATATCTAATTTAATAATATGTCTTAAATATTTAGTTTTAAAAGATTATTCATTATTACAAAATTTACTAATGTCCGAATTATTTGATATAAAAATTATAGATTTATATGATTTTTCAATAGATTTAAAACTAAATGACAATTATAATTTATATGATTATTTTTCATTAAATGATTGCAAAGAAAAAACTTTGGAAATAGCAAAGAATAAAAAATATTATGATGAATTAAAAAAAGCAAAAGAGCTATTAAATAATATAGAATTAAAAATTAGCACAATGTCTTCTTATGATGCAATAGAAACAATATGCGTAGATACAAATTATTATAATTATTTAATGCTAAAAGAAGATGCTGAAATATCCTATGCTAACATAGAAAAATTAAAGAAATTAGCTTATGACTTTGAAAATAGGGCAGGTGTTAATATTTATGATTTTGTTATCAGTTTGGATATGAATGCTAAGGATATTTCTTATGCTACAATACCAAAATTATCAGTTGATGCTATACGAATAATGACTATACATAAATCAAAGGGATTAGAGTTCAATAATGTATTTTTAGCTGGTGCTGGATACTATAGGAATGTTCCTAATGAAATATTTGACTTTGTTGAAAAATTTCCGTACATAGAGGTCCCTATACATGGAGAATTGGAAGAAAAATTGAAATTCTTTTCCAAAGATGATGATTATAATTCTTTGGCAGATAAATCTGAGAAAAAAAGATTATTGTATGTTGCTTTAACAAGGGCAAAAGAAAGATTGATAATATCTGGTGAGGATAGATATAAAAAATTTGATAAGCCTAAATCTTATAGAAATTATGTAGAGTCTTATCATCATTTTGATATAGAAAATCAGATAGATACAACAGATGATTTAATTCATATTGATGATAATACCAATGAGTTTATGGATTATTATTCTTATGGTATATCAAAAAATACTAATTATGATTTAAATGAATTATATATTAAGAATTTAGAGAAAATAAATAAAAAAATAGATTCTATAAATATAAATAACGCTATAGAAGAAAAAATAGAAAAAATAAAGTATGTTAATCCTTCAGAGGTGTTTGAAACAGAATTTGATAAAAATGTTATTAGCAGATTATTAAATAAAAATATTTCTATATCTTTAGATGATGATAAAAACTTTGATTTGGAAAATTTTGAAACAATAAAAGCAATAGATATGGGTACTTTGATGCATGACTTGCTTGAGCATTTTGATTTCGATGAATATAAAATAAGTAAAGATAATTATATAGAAAAAATAAAAGATTATGCTATAAAACAAAATAAACATTATGATGAAAAAGACTTAAAAAATAAGCTTGATAAATATTTTATAAACTTCTTAAACAATAAGCATATAATAAATATTATAAACGAAAAAGAGCTAATTGTTTCAAGGGAGCATAAGTTTCAAAATAGAAAATTAGTTGAAAATATACCGCAAATTACTAATGCTAAAATAGATATAATTACAAAAAACACAAACGATGAATATTTTGTTTTAGATTATAAAACTACAAAATATTCTAAAGAAAAAGAAGAGAAATATATAGCACAGCTTGAAATGTATAGAGATATTTTAAAAAAAACATTTAATATTAATAGAGAAGTATATATAGA